The genomic segment CGGCCGGATGGAGGAAACTTAGCGGCGTTCCTCTATCGATTGAAAGTTGCAGAGTATGATTCCTATCGCAATATTCGAGATACTATACGCCTCATTGTGCCTTATTTTGATGACTTTCTCTTGCGAGCAAATCCCGTTAACCCAAATACCATAAAATTAGAATGGTATTCCAAAGGCTCAGATTATCCATTTCAAGTTTACCATCTCTCTGATGGAACTTTGCGATTCATTTGTTTGGCAACCCTTTTTTTGCAACCTGCTCATTTAATGCCATCCACGATTTTAATTGATGAGCCCGAATTAGGACTTCATCCTTATGCCATTAATTTACTTGCTAGTTTCATCAAAAGCGTCAGTTCCATTAAACAAGTGATTATCTCAACGCAATCAGTTTCGCTTATTAATCATTTTTCAGCGGAAGATATTATTGTGGTTAATCAAAAAAATAGAGTCTCCTCTTTTGAAAGGCTTTCTGAGGAAAGACTTAGCAATTGGCTTGAAGAATATTCGCTAGGAGAACTTTGGGAAAAGAATGTATTTGGCGGAAGACCTGAATAAAATGGTACGGTTGAATTTTTTAGTGGAAGGAGAAACGGAAGAAACTTTTGTAAGAGATTTGCTTACGCCTCACTTTTCACAACTCGAAATTTACTGCACCGCTAGGCGGGTTGAAACCAAAAGAGCGAATGGAAAAATTTATAGGGGAGGAATAACTAATTATGAAAAAGTAAAAAAAGATTTACTGAGGTGGATGAAAGAAGATACAAATGCTCATTTTACTTCAATGTTTGACCTTTATGCACTCCCTTCAGATTTCCCAAAGTATAATGAATCGTTAGGAATCCGTGACCCATATAAAAAGGTTCAATTTCTTGAACAATCGTTCTTTGAGGATATTGAATACCGCCGTTTTACGCCATATATCCAATTGCATGAATTTGAAGCTTTGCTTTTTTCAGATGTCAATATCATTGAGCAGAGGCTAAAACCTTTTCAACCCCGCACAAAGTTAGAAGACTTAAACAAAATCTTATTTGAATGTCATTCGCCCGAATTAATTGATGATGGAATCCAAACGGCACCTTCAAAAAGACTCTTGGTACTTTACCCTGCTTATCAAAAACGACTTTATGGGAGTTTAATTTCCAAAGAAATTGGATTAGCCACGATTCAAAGTAAATGCCCACACTTCCATTGGTGGATAACGACATTGCAAGGTCTTAAATAAAACTCATAAACCATTGTATTGTAAAAGATTTCTATTAGGGAAACTTCGATTTTGATTTGAGGGTTGAAATCATTAACTATTGGTGAGCGATTGCTTCACGCTTCGAGACTTCATGACCACAGCCCGTGCCCACGGCAACGACACCATTCATTCTTTTATTCATTTTTACAGATTCACTTTAACTGAAGTTTTTCACAAGAACTAACCGACTTTACACATATATGGCTAACATCAATTTTGGTTTTGAGCATCATGCATCAAAATTGTTTCATCCGCGCATCGAAAATAGTATCAATCATCTTCAAGCCTCAGCGCTGCAAGGGCAAGCAACTAACCCGATGATGAATATGCTCGTTCCGATGGTTATTGAAACCTCTGGAAGAGGCGAGCGCGCATTCGATATATTCTCACGATTGCTTCGTGAACGCATCATTTTTTATGGCAATGTGGTTGACGACCACTCTGCAGGTTTGGTGATTGCACAGCTGATTTTTTTGGAATCGGAAGATCCGGAGCGCGATATCTATCTCTACATTAATTCGCCCGGAGGCAGCGTTTCGGCAGGGCTTGGCATTTATGATACAATGAATTTTATCCGTGCCGATGTGGCCACTGTGTGTGTTGGAATGGCGGCTTCGATGGGTGCGTTTTTGCTTTCATCGGGTGCGAAAGGCAAGCGTGCATCACTTCCACATTCACGCATTATGATTCATCAACCTTCGGGTGGGGCGCAAGGTCAGGAAACCGATATTTTGATTATGGCCGATGAAATTCGCAAGACGCGTGTATTGCTTGAAGAGATTTTAGCAAAGAATACGGGTCAAACGGCTGACCAAGTGCGAAAAGATTCAGAACGAGACCGTTGGATGTCGGCACCGGAAGCGAAGGCTTACGGGCTGATTGATGAAATTTTTGAAAAGCGGCCTGCTTCAACCGAAAAGAAGTGAGGCTTATCTTGGAAAGGCATGAGAGGGCGACATTTTGTCGCCCTTTTTGTTAAATTTCATTAAAAGCATTTCTAAACATCCAACTCCATTAATGTTCAATTCTTATGCATGATTGGGAAACGCTCATCGATTCAAATCCTCAAATATTATTTGGGAAACCCATTATTAAAGGAACTCGGATTCCTGTTGAGCTTATTTTGGAAAAACTTTCTCTTGGAGAAACTGTTCAAAGCGTCCTAGACGCTTACCCTTCTATTCAAGAGCATCAGATTCGTGCTTGTTTAGCTTTTGCTGCTGCTTCCTTAAAAAATGAACGGGTAACTTATTTTTAGACTCAATACTTTTGTTATGGTATCCTTTTTAGCTGATGAAAGTGTGGATTACCGAATTGTTCAATATCTAAGAAATGCTGGCTATTCCGTGAAATCAATACAGGAAATCGCACCTTCCGCCACGGACGAACAAGTTCTAACAATTGCTGAAAATGAAAAATTAGTTCTTGTAACTGAGGATAAAGATTTTGGGGAATTAACTTTCAGATTAAAAAAAAATTCTACCGGTATTGTTCTTCTACGTTTTGAAACAATTGATCTTGAATCTATATGCACTTCACTCTCGAAAGCTTTTCGTGATGCGGAAAAACTTTTTAATAATTTTACCGTGATTTCGTTAAATAAAATCAGAATGAAACTCATACGGGTTCAACCGTAGATTATTGATTCAAGCCCAATTGATGAATCACTTTCTGCCCTAATCCATCAAAACTGCCATTGCTTAAGAGTATGACCACATCGCCGTCG from the Chloroherpetonaceae bacterium genome contains:
- a CDS encoding AAA family ATPase, translating into MQLDRIDIKGFKSINSLSLHLKPINILIGANGAGKSNFISVFKLLNELIKENLQKYIQVEGGANSLAHFGVKVTHKIELTLGFGINTYHLSLLPTQNDILLIDIERCTIHDKTKYTEPYHQYTTADRYETNLTRDSSGVAQFVRKCFQEWRVYHFHDTSSNSAVKRTTDINDNLHLRPDGGNLAAFLYRLKVAEYDSYRNIRDTIRLIVPYFDDFLLRANPVNPNTIKLEWYSKGSDYPFQVYHLSDGTLRFICLATLFLQPAHLMPSTILIDEPELGLHPYAINLLASFIKSVSSIKQVIISTQSVSLINHFSAEDIIVVNQKNRVSSFERLSEERLSNWLEEYSLGELWEKNVFGGRPE
- a CDS encoding DUF433 domain-containing protein, coding for MHDWETLIDSNPQILFGKPIIKGTRIPVELILEKLSLGETVQSVLDAYPSIQEHQIRACLAFAAASLKNERVTYF
- a CDS encoding ATP-dependent Clp protease proteolytic subunit; its protein translation is MANINFGFEHHASKLFHPRIENSINHLQASALQGQATNPMMNMLVPMVIETSGRGERAFDIFSRLLRERIIFYGNVVDDHSAGLVIAQLIFLESEDPERDIYLYINSPGGSVSAGLGIYDTMNFIRADVATVCVGMAASMGAFLLSSGAKGKRASLPHSRIMIHQPSGGAQGQETDILIMADEIRKTRVLLEEILAKNTGQTADQVRKDSERDRWMSAPEAKAYGLIDEIFEKRPASTEKK
- a CDS encoding DUF4276 family protein; translated protein: MVRLNFLVEGETEETFVRDLLTPHFSQLEIYCTARRVETKRANGKIYRGGITNYEKVKKDLLRWMKEDTNAHFTSMFDLYALPSDFPKYNESLGIRDPYKKVQFLEQSFFEDIEYRRFTPYIQLHEFEALLFSDVNIIEQRLKPFQPRTKLEDLNKILFECHSPELIDDGIQTAPSKRLLVLYPAYQKRLYGSLISKEIGLATIQSKCPHFHWWITTLQGLK
- a CDS encoding DUF5615 family PIN-like protein; translated protein: MVSFLADESVDYRIVQYLRNAGYSVKSIQEIAPSATDEQVLTIAENEKLVLVTEDKDFGELTFRLKKNSTGIVLLRFETIDLESICTSLSKAFRDAEKLFNNFTVISLNKIRMKLIRVQP